In Zingiber officinale cultivar Zhangliang chromosome 3B, Zo_v1.1, whole genome shotgun sequence, a single window of DNA contains:
- the LOC121967219 gene encoding BI1-like protein, which yields MATLGRPFARLEKEKVDGVDGDLEAGWAPLHPGLSRTESDLRWGFVRKVYGILATQILLTTAVSAATVLHPSINSALAASPGLALAFAILPLVLLLPLYHYRQRHPLNLAFLGLFTLCLSLSIGVACANTEGKIVLEALILTSAVVSSLTGYTFWASRKGKDFSYIGPFLFSGLIILLVTSTIQIFFPLGTTSSAIIGGFGALVFSGFIIYDTEELIKRYTYDEYIWASVNLYLDILNLFITILNMLKRSEN from the exons ATGGCGACTCTTGGAAGGCCGTTCGCGCGGCTAGAGAAGGAGAAGGTCGACGGCGTCGACGGCGACTTGGAGGCTGGCTGGGCTCCGCTGCACCCTGGCCTCTCCCGCACCGAGTCTGACCTCCGCTGGGGTTTCGTCCGCAAGGTCTACGGCATCCTCGCCACCCAGATCCTGCTCACAACTGCTGTATCCGCCGCCACCGTCCTCCATCCCTCCATCAACTCCGCCCTCGCCGCCAGTCCCGGCCTCGCCCTCGCCTTTGCCATCCTCCCTCTCGTCC TTTTACTCCCCTTGTATCATTATCGACAAAGGCACCCACTGAATCTTGCTTTCCTGGGGCTGTTTACGTTGTGCCTAAGCTTGAGCATTGGTGTGGCCTGTGCCAATACTGAAG GAAAGATTGTGCTTGAGGCATTGATTTTAACATCCGCTGTTGTTTCATCCTTGACTGGATATACTTTCTGGGCATCCAGAAAGGGCAAGGACTTTAGCTACATTGGGCCATTCCTATTTTCTGGTCTCATCATTCTTCTTGTTACCAGTACTATTCAG ATATTCTTCCCTCTTGGAACAACATCATCTGCTATCATCGGTGGGTTTGGTGCTCTAGTTTTCTCAGGCTTCATCATCTACGACACAGAGGAGTTAATAAAGCGCTACACCTATGATGAATACATTTGGGCATCTGTCAATCTCTACCTCGACATCCTCAACCTGTTCATTACCATCTTAAACATGCTGAAAAGGTCCGAAAATTAG
- the LOC121967218 gene encoding phosphatidylinositol 4-kinase gamma 8-like, with protein sequence MHTDHPTPPVMAAAVAVDHRHGLKLPTWKRRCRLLSFPHLLYLFESDPPPSAFPFPFPSPAATPAPRTPSADDGHLKRTRKFSRSLSTPCLYSAAAPTAAADEPRRDSIARLEVVSGRRSRTIHALVVEAAIALASGATPVPVADGISAAHYLFNRFGQSFAVMKVMDIDGPPPPQQQGRSALKHLAAQASDMGVREVAAYLLDHGAFADVPPTALITISRPISCEPTKVVTKRIASIQRFVAHEYDAGELGPSRFSVASVHRIGILDVRILNVDRHAGNILVKKENSECRNEATAELVPIDHGLCLPEQLADPYFEWLHWPQAAVPFSEAEAEYVARLEPFRDVELLQAELPLLQEASRRVLVVCTTFLKRAVEAGLCLAEIGQMMTREFSGFSEGASELETLCIRVVESMRDTYCSPPDHALQQSDDEGGSGDKNDNDDGIFPEQSAEGSMNAFDDHHEAVADVSDGEGSVKEHKVAAGGFIAKNFNFSAADLNRGGIRSVSFEGLSEKEWRLFLELFERLLPDAFKTRKSTGHRGLVPRASYHSQNKINYS encoded by the exons ATGCATACCGATCACCCCACACCACCCGTCATggccgccgccgtcgccgtcgACCATCGCCATGGACTTAAGCTACCCACTTGGAAGCGCCGATGCCGCCTGCTTTCCTTTCCCCACCTGCTCTACCTCTTCGAATCCGACCCCCCGCCGTCcgccttccccttccccttcccctCCCCTGCAGCAACGCCCGCGCCGCGAACCCCCTCCGCCGACGATGGCCACCTTAAACGCACCCGTAAGTTCTCCCGCAGTCTATCCACCCCGTGCCTGTACTCCGCCGCCGCCCCCACAGCGGCCGCCGACGAGCCCCGTAGGGACAGCATCGCGCGACTCGAGGTCGTTTCTGGTCGACGGTCCCGCACCATCCACGCCCTCGTCGTCGAGGCCGCCATCGCACTGGCATCCGGAGCTACACCCGTCCCCGTCGCCGACGGCATCAGCGCAGCGCACTACCTCTTCAACCGCTTCGGCCAGAGCTTCGCTGTAATGAAGGTGATGGACATCGACGGCCCCCCGCCGCCGCAGCAGCAGGGGCGATCAGCGCTCAAGCACCTGGCGGCTCAGGCCAGCGACATGGGCGTCCGCGAGGTCGCCGCCTACCTCCTCGACCACGGCGCCTTCGCCGATGTCCCGCCTACGGCGCTGATCACGATCAGCCGTCCGATTTCCTGCGAGCCGACGAAGGTGGTGACGAAGCGCATCGCGTCGATCCAGCGGTTCGTGGCCCACGAGTACGACGCGGGCGAGCTGGGGCCGTCGCGGTTCTCGGTGGCCTCGGTGCACCGGATCGGGATCCTCGACGTGCGGATTCTGAACGTGGACCGCCACGCCGGCAACATCCTGGTGAAGAAGGAGAACAGTGAGTGCCGGAACGAGGCGACGGCGGAGCTGGTGCCGATCGACCATGGGCTGTGCCTGCCGGAGCAGCTGGCGGACCCCTACTTCGAATGGCTGCACTGGCCGCAGGCGGCGGTGCCGTTCTCGGAAGCAGAGGCGGAGTACGTGGCGAGGCTGGAGCCGTTCCGGGACGTCGAGTTGTTGCAGGCGGAGCTTCCGTTGCTGCAGGAGGCGAGCCGGCGCGTCCTAGTGGTATGCACGACGTTCCTGAAGAGGGCAGTGGAGGCGGGGCTGTGCCTGGCGGAGATCGGCCAAATGATGACACGGGAATTCTCCGGCTTCAGCGAAGGGGCCAGCGAGTTGGAGACGCTCTGCATCAGGGTGGTAGAGTCCATGAGGGACACCTATTGCTCGCCGCCCGATCATGCCCTGCAACAAAG CGACGACGAGGGAGGCAGCGGCGACAAGAACGACAACGATGATGGAATATTCCCGGAGCAAAGCGCGGAGGGGTCAATGAATGCTTTCGACGACCACCACGAAGCCGTCGCCGACGTCAGCGACGGCGAAGGTAGCGTGAAGGAGCACAAGGTTGCCGCCGGCGGATTCATCGCCAAAAATTTCAACTTCTCGGCGGCGGACTTGAACCGCGGCGGGATCAGAAGCGTTTCCTTCGAGGGGTTGAGCGAGAAGGAGTGGAGGCTGTTCCTGGAGCTGTTTGAGAGGCTGCTACCGGACGCATTCAAAACGAGGAAGAGTACGGGCCACAGAGGTTTGGTACCTCGTGCAAGTTATCACTCACAGAACAAAATTAattattcttaa